One genomic segment of Microcella indica includes these proteins:
- the pgm gene encoding phosphoglucomutase (alpha-D-glucose-1,6-bisphosphate-dependent) gives MTERAGTPARPDDLVDIDALLGAYDDRVPDLDDPAQRVVFGTSGHRGSSLDGAFTDTHIAAITQAIVEYRSEQGTRGPIFVGADTHALSAPAQRTALEVLAANGVTALVDAHNDWVPTPALSHAILRANRDAPTDAQRDGIVITPSHNPPRDGGFKYNPPHGGPADSDATSWIARRANELIAGGNRDVQRQVAVDAQPYDFREHYVADLGDILDLDAVRASGLRIGADPLGGAAVNYWALIAERYGLDLTVVNPTVDPRWGFMTLDWDGKIRMDPSSRHAMASVLAHRHDYDLLTGNDADADRHGIVTPDGGLMNPNHYLAVAIEYLYTHRPGWRADAAIGKTLVSSTMIDRVADGLGRRLWEVPVGFKWFVPDLLDGSVAFGGEESAGASFVRKDGTVWTTDKDGILLALLASEITAVTGQTPSQIYADLTDRYGDPAYERVDAPATAAQKTALGSLQGDAITAEELAGDPITATLSEAPGNGAAIGGLKVSTHRAWFAARPSGTEDVYKIYAESFGGPEHLAQVQREAKAIVDAALGGS, from the coding sequence ATGACCGAACGCGCCGGAACACCCGCCCGCCCGGACGACCTCGTCGACATCGACGCGCTGCTGGGGGCGTACGACGACCGCGTTCCCGACCTCGACGACCCGGCGCAGCGCGTCGTGTTCGGCACGAGCGGGCACCGCGGCTCGAGCCTCGACGGCGCCTTCACCGACACCCACATCGCCGCGATCACGCAGGCGATCGTCGAGTACCGCTCCGAGCAGGGCACGCGCGGGCCGATCTTCGTCGGCGCCGACACGCACGCGCTCTCCGCCCCTGCACAGCGGACGGCGCTCGAGGTGCTCGCGGCGAACGGCGTCACGGCCCTCGTCGACGCTCACAACGACTGGGTTCCCACCCCCGCGCTCAGCCACGCGATCCTGCGGGCGAATCGGGATGCTCCCACCGACGCACAGCGTGACGGCATCGTCATCACCCCCAGTCACAACCCGCCCCGCGACGGCGGCTTCAAGTACAACCCTCCCCACGGTGGGCCGGCGGATTCGGACGCGACGAGCTGGATCGCCCGCCGCGCCAACGAGCTCATCGCCGGAGGCAACCGTGACGTGCAGCGTCAGGTCGCCGTCGATGCGCAACCCTACGACTTCCGCGAGCACTACGTCGCGGACCTGGGCGACATCCTCGATCTCGACGCGGTGCGCGCGAGCGGCCTGCGCATCGGCGCCGACCCGCTCGGCGGTGCCGCGGTCAACTACTGGGCTCTCATCGCCGAGCGCTACGGTCTCGACCTCACGGTCGTGAACCCGACGGTCGACCCGCGGTGGGGCTTCATGACCCTCGACTGGGACGGCAAGATTCGCATGGACCCGTCGAGCCGCCACGCGATGGCGAGCGTGCTCGCCCACCGGCACGACTACGACCTTCTCACCGGCAACGACGCCGACGCCGACCGGCACGGCATCGTCACGCCCGACGGCGGTCTCATGAACCCCAACCACTATCTCGCCGTCGCGATCGAGTACCTCTACACCCACCGCCCCGGCTGGCGAGCCGATGCCGCGATCGGCAAGACCCTCGTCTCGAGCACGATGATCGACCGGGTCGCTGACGGCCTGGGGCGGCGCCTGTGGGAGGTGCCCGTGGGGTTCAAGTGGTTCGTGCCCGACCTCCTCGACGGCTCGGTCGCGTTCGGCGGCGAGGAGAGCGCTGGGGCGAGCTTCGTGCGCAAGGACGGCACGGTGTGGACGACCGACAAGGACGGCATTCTGCTCGCCCTCCTCGCGTCGGAGATCACCGCGGTCACCGGGCAGACCCCCTCGCAGATCTACGCGGACCTCACCGACCGCTACGGAGACCCCGCCTACGAACGAGTGGATGCTCCCGCCACCGCCGCGCAGAAGACCGCGCTCGGCTCGCTGCAGGGCGACGCGATCACGGCGGAAGAGCTCGCGGGCGACCCGATCACGGCGACGCTCTCGGAGGCGCCCGGCAACGGTGCGGCCATCGGCGGCCTCAAGGTGTCGACGCACCGGGCGTGGTTCGCGGCGCGGCCGAGCGGCACGGAGGACGTCTACAAGATCTACGCCGAGTCCTTCGGCGGCCCCGAGCACCTCGCGCAGGTGCAGCGCGAGGCGAAGGCGATCGTCGACGCCGCGCTGGGCGGCTCGTGA
- a CDS encoding carbohydrate ABC transporter permease gives MTSTLARPEQGTPPATPGAAPRRRTGLTLARFDLKASPYLYIAPFFVLFAVTGLFPLIYTLVVSLHDWPLLQGQGDFVGFDNFAAVLGDRFFWNSIGNTLSIFLISTVPQLAMALVLAAILDQHLKARTFWRMSVLLPYVVTPVAVALIFSSVFSEDSGLVNNLIGLVGIDPVEWKHDVFASHVAIATMVNWRWTGYNTLILLAAMQAVPRDLHESAAIDGAGASRRFFSITIPSIRPTVIFVIITSTIGGLQIFAEPRLFDVSNAGGIGGAQRQFQTTVLYLWEMAFFRQDFGRAAAIAWLLFLLIGALGLVNFGISRRIASVEGNRLNRRARRQLAAHRRGNR, from the coding sequence ATGACGAGCACACTCGCGCGACCCGAGCAGGGCACGCCACCGGCCACCCCAGGCGCAGCGCCCCGCCGTCGCACGGGGCTCACCCTGGCCCGATTCGACCTCAAGGCCTCGCCGTACCTCTACATCGCCCCCTTCTTCGTGCTCTTCGCCGTCACGGGGCTCTTCCCCCTCATCTACACGCTCGTCGTCTCCCTGCACGACTGGCCGCTCCTGCAGGGGCAGGGCGACTTCGTCGGATTCGACAACTTCGCCGCCGTCCTCGGCGACCGCTTCTTCTGGAACTCGATCGGCAACACGCTGAGCATCTTCCTCATCTCGACCGTGCCCCAGCTCGCGATGGCGCTCGTGCTGGCAGCGATTCTCGACCAGCACCTCAAGGCCCGCACCTTCTGGCGCATGAGCGTGCTGCTGCCCTACGTCGTGACCCCCGTCGCCGTCGCCCTCATCTTCTCGAGCGTCTTCAGCGAGGACTCCGGTCTCGTCAACAACCTCATCGGCCTCGTCGGCATCGACCCGGTCGAGTGGAAGCACGACGTCTTCGCCAGCCATGTCGCGATCGCGACGATGGTCAACTGGCGCTGGACCGGCTACAACACCCTCATCCTGCTCGCGGCCATGCAGGCGGTGCCCCGCGACCTTCACGAGTCCGCGGCCATCGACGGAGCGGGAGCCTCCCGTCGGTTCTTCTCGATCACGATCCCGAGCATCCGGCCCACCGTGATCTTCGTCATCATCACGTCCACGATCGGCGGCCTGCAGATCTTCGCCGAGCCCCGCCTGTTCGACGTCTCGAACGCCGGTGGCATCGGCGGCGCCCAGCGACAGTTCCAGACCACGGTGCTCTACCTGTGGGAGATGGCGTTCTTCCGCCAGGACTTCGGGCGGGCCGCGGCCATCGCGTGGCTGCTCTTCCTGCTCATCGGCGCTCTCGGGCTCGTCAACTTCGGCATCTCCCGGCGCATCGCGAGCGTCGAAGGGAACCGCCTGAACCGTCGTGCGCGACGACAACTCGCCGCCCACCGGAGGGGAAACCGATGA
- a CDS encoding carbohydrate ABC transporter permease produces MPVRPAGADETEVEHPRPRRRRVGGSGVALRPGFLSYGLLLAWVLGTAYPLWWSFVVASGTNATRGETLPLIPGGNFLANAARVLDAIPFWLALGNSIIVSSIITISVVTFSTLAGYAFAKLRFKGREGLLVFVIATMAIPTQLGIIPLFIVMRELGWTGTLGAVIIPTLVTAFGVFFMRQYLVGVIPDELIEAARVDGANQIRTFFTVAVPAARPAMAILGLFTFMMAWTDYLWPLIVLSPQNPTLQTALGQLQSGYYVDYSIVLAGAVLATLPLLILFIAAGRQLISGIMQGAVKG; encoded by the coding sequence ATGCCCGTGCGGCCCGCCGGTGCCGACGAGACCGAGGTCGAGCATCCCCGACCGCGCAGGCGCCGAGTCGGCGGCTCCGGCGTGGCCCTGCGCCCCGGCTTCCTCAGCTACGGCCTGCTGCTCGCCTGGGTCCTCGGCACCGCGTACCCCCTGTGGTGGTCCTTCGTCGTCGCGAGCGGCACCAACGCCACCCGTGGCGAGACGCTGCCGCTCATCCCCGGCGGGAACTTCCTCGCCAACGCCGCACGAGTGCTCGACGCCATTCCCTTCTGGCTCGCCCTCGGCAACTCGATCATCGTCTCCTCGATCATCACGATCTCCGTCGTGACGTTCTCGACCCTCGCGGGCTACGCCTTCGCGAAGCTGCGCTTCAAGGGTCGCGAGGGGCTGCTCGTGTTCGTCATCGCGACCATGGCGATTCCCACCCAGCTCGGCATCATCCCGCTCTTCATCGTCATGCGCGAGCTGGGGTGGACGGGCACGCTCGGCGCCGTCATCATCCCGACCCTCGTCACGGCGTTCGGGGTCTTCTTCATGAGGCAGTACCTCGTGGGCGTCATTCCCGACGAGCTCATCGAGGCGGCGAGGGTCGACGGCGCCAACCAGATCCGCACCTTCTTCACGGTCGCGGTGCCCGCCGCCCGACCCGCGATGGCGATCCTCGGCCTCTTCACGTTCATGATGGCGTGGACGGACTACCTGTGGCCTCTGATCGTGCTGAGCCCGCAGAACCCGACCCTGCAGACGGCTCTCGGCCAGCTGCAGTCCGGCTACTACGTCGACTACTCGATCGTGCTCGCCGGCGCCGTGCTCGCGACGCTGCCGCTGCTCATCCTCTTCATCGCCGCCGGTCGCCAGCTCATCTCGGGCATCATGCAGGGAGCGGTGAAGGGCTGA
- a CDS encoding extracellular solute-binding protein — MRLSRRTTAGAAVAGAAAFALVASGCATEASEPSADEPIELTITTFGTFGYEDLYEEYMDLNPNVTIVANNIDTGGNARTDTFTKLAAGSGLSDIVALEEGWLGSIMEVSGEFVDLRDYGIEDRAGDWVDWKYQQATDPDGRVIGYGTDIGPEGICFNGPLFEAAGLPSDREGVAELLDGGWDTFFEVGQQYVDATGKAWYDHSGFVWNAMVNQLPEGYYTSDGELNVDGNAELKARFDQLAAATEGGQSAAQGAWDWNGGQSFVDGTFATFVCPGWMLGVVQGNTEAGGGDASTGWDFADVFPGGAANWGGAFLAVPETSDKKEAAAALASWLTEPEQQITQFEAAGTFPSTLEAQAELAANPTPNAFFNDAPVGSILAGRAEGVVAQFKGPDDSLIQENVFGPPLQALDRGELDGEGAWAEALALLDELVG, encoded by the coding sequence GTGAGACTGTCACGACGCACCACAGCAGGCGCCGCCGTCGCGGGAGCCGCAGCCTTCGCGCTCGTCGCGAGCGGCTGCGCGACCGAAGCCAGCGAGCCCTCGGCCGACGAGCCCATCGAGCTCACCATCACGACCTTCGGCACCTTCGGGTACGAGGACCTGTACGAGGAGTACATGGACCTCAACCCCAACGTGACGATCGTCGCCAACAACATCGACACCGGTGGCAACGCCCGCACCGACACCTTCACGAAGCTCGCCGCCGGCAGCGGACTGAGCGACATCGTCGCCCTCGAGGAAGGCTGGCTCGGGTCGATCATGGAGGTCAGCGGCGAGTTCGTCGACCTGCGCGACTACGGCATCGAGGACCGCGCAGGCGACTGGGTCGACTGGAAGTACCAGCAGGCGACCGACCCGGACGGCCGCGTCATCGGCTACGGCACCGACATCGGACCGGAGGGCATCTGCTTCAACGGCCCGCTCTTCGAGGCCGCCGGCCTGCCGAGTGACCGCGAGGGCGTCGCCGAGCTGCTCGATGGCGGCTGGGACACCTTCTTCGAGGTCGGCCAGCAGTACGTCGACGCCACCGGCAAGGCCTGGTACGACCACTCGGGCTTCGTCTGGAACGCCATGGTGAACCAGCTGCCCGAGGGCTACTACACCTCGGATGGCGAGCTCAACGTCGACGGCAACGCCGAGCTCAAGGCGCGCTTCGACCAGCTCGCCGCCGCGACCGAGGGCGGCCAGTCGGCCGCGCAGGGCGCGTGGGACTGGAACGGCGGACAGTCGTTCGTCGACGGCACCTTCGCGACCTTCGTGTGCCCGGGCTGGATGCTCGGCGTCGTGCAGGGCAACACCGAAGCCGGTGGCGGCGACGCCTCGACCGGCTGGGACTTCGCTGACGTCTTCCCCGGCGGCGCGGCGAACTGGGGCGGCGCGTTCCTCGCCGTGCCCGAGACGAGCGACAAGAAGGAAGCCGCGGCGGCCCTCGCCTCGTGGCTGACCGAGCCCGAGCAGCAGATCACGCAGTTCGAGGCCGCGGGCACCTTCCCGAGCACCCTCGAGGCTCAGGCAGAGCTGGCCGCAAACCCCACGCCGAACGCGTTCTTCAATGACGCGCCGGTGGGCTCGATCCTCGCGGGTCGCGCCGAGGGCGTCGTCGCGCAGTTCAAGGGACCGGACGACTCACTGATCCAGGAGAACGTCTTCGGCCCGCCGCTGCAGGCGCTCGACCGCGGCGAGCTCGACGGCGAAGGCGCCTGGGCCGAGGCCCTGGCCCTGCTCGACGAGCTGGTCGGCTAG
- the pheA gene encoding prephenate dehydratase produces the protein MSDAPDATPVYSYLGPIGTFTWEALRQVPEAAGATWRSVSNVGEALDDVTAGRSVGAMIAIENSVEGGVSATQDALATVPGLRIIGEYLVPVNFVLVARPGVRLEDVRVVSAHPVAYAQCRHYLESALPDHGHIPAPSNVAAAAGLLENDLAQAAVAPPGITDHHALEVLAEQIGDNPNAVTRFALVSRSLAIPERTGADKTSIIAELPDDAPGRLLEMLEQFATRGVNMSLLESRPIGDALGRYRFVIDLDGHIHDERVADALLGLRRFSPKVIFLGSYPRADKRQVEFVQEYGDEVFADARDWLRSILSGEPEA, from the coding sequence ATGAGCGACGCCCCCGACGCGACCCCGGTGTACTCCTATCTGGGCCCGATCGGCACGTTCACGTGGGAGGCCCTGCGCCAGGTGCCTGAGGCCGCGGGTGCGACCTGGCGCAGCGTGAGCAATGTCGGCGAGGCGCTCGACGACGTGACCGCGGGCCGCAGCGTCGGCGCGATGATCGCGATCGAGAACTCGGTCGAGGGCGGGGTGAGCGCCACGCAGGACGCCCTCGCGACCGTGCCAGGCCTGCGCATCATCGGCGAGTACCTCGTGCCCGTGAACTTCGTTCTCGTCGCCCGACCGGGTGTGCGCCTCGAGGATGTGCGGGTCGTCTCGGCGCATCCCGTCGCCTACGCGCAATGCCGCCATTACCTGGAGTCGGCCCTGCCCGATCACGGCCACATCCCCGCGCCGTCGAACGTCGCCGCCGCTGCGGGGCTGCTCGAGAACGATCTCGCGCAGGCCGCGGTCGCGCCGCCGGGCATCACCGACCACCACGCTCTCGAGGTGCTCGCCGAGCAGATCGGCGACAACCCGAACGCCGTCACGCGCTTCGCGCTCGTGAGCCGCAGCCTCGCCATTCCCGAGCGCACCGGCGCCGACAAGACGAGCATCATCGCGGAGCTTCCCGACGACGCGCCCGGTCGGCTGCTCGAGATGCTCGAGCAGTTCGCCACGCGCGGTGTCAACATGAGCCTGCTCGAGTCGCGGCCCATCGGCGACGCCCTCGGCCGCTACCGCTTCGTCATCGACCTCGACGGCCACATCCACGACGAACGGGTCGCCGACGCCCTTCTGGGGCTGCGACGCTTCAGCCCCAAGGTCATCTTCCTGGGTTCGTACCCGCGGGCGGACAAGCGTCAGGTCGAGTTCGTGCAGGAGTACGGCGACGAGGTCTTCGCGGATGCGCGCGACTGGTTGCGGAGCATCCTCTCGGGGGAACCGGAAGCCTAG
- a CDS encoding diacylglycerol/lipid kinase family protein → MATAGASADLPRLGVVVNPVKVELKELRRTVAAAEKDHGWAESLWLETSVDDPGQGVARDAVEAGVTAVLVAGGDGTVRAVSEGLVDSGMPMVLMPAGTGNLLARNLGVSVNRMKEAVGTAFTGEDHAIDAGIAEITREGGETEAHAFVVMIGIGLDAKMIAATNADLKKRVGWLAYVEAIARIFKDVDAVRLRYTLDGSSPRSTSAHTVLIGNCGALPGGVLILPEARIDDGLLDVVAMRPRNLWGWIRVGTALVWENGVLHKSRVGRRIMAADKRVRALRYFQGRRMTLGFDKPEEFEIDGEEIGLVTHVAVRVAPAALIVRIPKGERERLGAAGQS, encoded by the coding sequence ATGGCCACTGCTGGCGCCTCCGCCGACCTTCCGCGTCTCGGCGTCGTCGTCAACCCGGTCAAGGTGGAGCTGAAGGAGCTGCGCCGCACGGTGGCGGCCGCGGAGAAGGACCACGGCTGGGCCGAGTCCCTCTGGCTCGAGACGAGCGTCGACGACCCAGGCCAGGGTGTCGCGCGCGACGCCGTCGAGGCTGGCGTGACCGCCGTGCTCGTCGCCGGCGGAGACGGCACCGTGCGGGCGGTCTCGGAGGGGCTCGTCGACTCGGGAATGCCCATGGTGCTCATGCCCGCGGGCACCGGCAATCTGCTCGCCCGCAACCTCGGCGTGAGCGTCAACCGCATGAAGGAGGCAGTCGGCACCGCGTTCACGGGCGAGGACCACGCGATCGATGCGGGGATCGCGGAGATCACGCGCGAGGGCGGCGAGACGGAAGCGCACGCCTTCGTGGTCATGATCGGCATCGGGCTCGACGCGAAGATGATCGCGGCGACGAATGCCGACCTCAAGAAGCGCGTCGGCTGGCTCGCCTACGTGGAAGCCATCGCGCGCATCTTCAAGGACGTCGACGCGGTGCGCCTGCGGTACACCCTCGACGGCTCCTCCCCCCGATCGACGAGCGCCCACACCGTGCTCATCGGCAACTGCGGTGCCCTCCCGGGCGGCGTGCTCATCCTCCCCGAGGCGAGGATCGACGACGGCCTGCTCGACGTCGTCGCCATGCGCCCGCGCAATCTCTGGGGCTGGATCCGCGTCGGCACCGCCCTCGTCTGGGAGAACGGGGTGCTGCACAAGTCCCGCGTCGGTCGGCGCATCATGGCCGCGGACAAGCGCGTGCGCGCCCTCCGCTACTTCCAAGGGCGCAGGATGACCCTCGGTTTCGACAAGCCCGAGGAGTTCGAGATCGACGGCGAGGAGATCGGCCTCGTGACGCACGTCGCCGTGCGGGTCGCTCCCGCCGCCCTCATCGTGCGCATCCCGAAGGGCGAGCGCGAGCGGCTCGGTGCCGCCGGGCAGTCCTAG
- a CDS encoding M15 family metallopeptidase, protein MNARGTSLIALTAATLLALAGCAVDRGPLPVPSTPTATPSETPTPTPTPTPTPTFDREARSIDDPNSLWVVANKLRPLQPQSYAPSDLVFVDIPYVYEPYLRAEAADAAVDMFATAREEAGLELQSQSSYRSYDSQVRIYQGWVDSLGQSAADLTSARPGHSEHQTGLSIDISSVPSVCPLDQCFGDTPHGQWLAANAHRFGFHLRYPAGLTDITGYEYEPWHYRYVGVELATELHETGIRTLEEFFGLPPAPTYAG, encoded by the coding sequence GTGAACGCACGCGGCACCTCCCTCATCGCCCTCACAGCGGCGACCCTGCTCGCACTCGCGGGGTGCGCCGTCGACCGAGGGCCGCTGCCCGTGCCGAGCACCCCCACGGCGACCCCGAGCGAGACCCCGACGCCCACCCCCACGCCGACTCCGACGCCCACCTTCGACCGCGAGGCGCGCTCGATCGACGACCCGAACTCGCTGTGGGTCGTCGCGAACAAGCTGCGCCCGCTGCAGCCGCAGAGCTACGCCCCGAGCGATCTCGTATTCGTCGACATTCCCTACGTGTACGAGCCGTACTTGCGTGCAGAAGCAGCGGATGCCGCCGTCGACATGTTCGCGACGGCGCGCGAGGAGGCGGGGCTCGAGCTGCAGTCGCAGAGCTCCTACCGTAGCTACGACTCGCAGGTGCGCATCTATCAGGGCTGGGTCGACAGCCTCGGGCAGAGCGCGGCCGACCTCACGAGCGCGCGTCCAGGGCACAGCGAGCATCAGACGGGCCTGTCGATCGACATCAGCTCGGTGCCGTCGGTGTGTCCGCTCGATCAGTGCTTCGGCGACACGCCTCACGGTCAGTGGCTCGCCGCCAACGCGCACCGGTTCGGCTTCCACCTGCGCTACCCGGCGGGGCTCACCGACATCACCGGCTACGAGTACGAGCCGTGGCACTACCGATACGTGGGCGTCGAGCTGGCGACCGAGCTGCATGAGACGGGCATCCGAACTCTCGAGGAGTTCTTCGGGCTGCCCCCGGCGCCCACTTACGCGGGCTGA
- a CDS encoding glycoside hydrolase family 1 protein codes for MAPRNLPPGFLWGSATAAAQIEGAAHEDGKEDSIWDAFARVPGAVARGDSPAVAVDHYHRMPDDVALMRELGLDSYRFSVSWARVKPGDREPNRAGLAFYSRLVDELLEAGILPWLTLYHWDLPQALEEKGGWANRDTAYRFRDYAALVHEVLGDRVTHWTTFNEPLCSSLIGYAGGEHAPGRSEPRAALAALHHQHLAHGLATRALREHGAQQLGITLNLTNAVPNDPDDPVDQDAARRLDAIWNRAFLEPLLLGAYPADFVEDVREHHFEGLIREGDLETIAAPIDFLGVNHYHDDNVSGHPLPPDAPRVLRPTDYAHGNPFVGSEHLTFPRRGLPRTAMDWEINPDGLQQLLVRLGREYPTLPPLYVTENGSAWDDVVEQDGSIDDEPRVEYLLAHLEAVAAAIEDGADVRGYFVWSLLDNFEWAWGYDKRFGIVHVDYDTQKRTIKRSGRVYAQLISEARAATTATAAP; via the coding sequence ATGGCGCCACGGAACCTCCCCCCGGGATTCCTGTGGGGGTCCGCCACCGCGGCCGCGCAGATCGAGGGCGCCGCGCACGAGGACGGCAAGGAGGACTCGATCTGGGATGCGTTCGCGCGCGTTCCCGGTGCCGTCGCGCGCGGCGATTCCCCCGCCGTCGCCGTCGACCACTACCACCGCATGCCCGACGACGTGGCCCTCATGCGCGAGCTCGGCCTCGACTCGTACCGCTTCTCGGTGAGCTGGGCGCGCGTCAAGCCGGGTGACCGCGAGCCGAATCGCGCCGGGCTCGCGTTCTACAGCCGCCTCGTCGACGAGCTGCTCGAGGCGGGCATCCTCCCCTGGCTGACCCTCTACCACTGGGACCTTCCCCAGGCCCTCGAGGAGAAGGGCGGCTGGGCGAACCGCGACACCGCCTACCGGTTCCGCGACTACGCCGCCCTCGTGCACGAGGTGCTCGGCGACCGCGTCACGCACTGGACGACGTTCAACGAGCCGCTGTGCTCCTCCCTCATCGGATACGCGGGCGGCGAGCACGCACCTGGCCGCAGCGAGCCGCGCGCCGCGCTTGCGGCCCTGCACCACCAGCACCTCGCGCACGGGCTCGCCACACGCGCGCTGCGCGAGCACGGAGCCCAGCAGCTCGGCATCACGCTCAACCTCACGAACGCGGTGCCGAACGACCCCGATGACCCCGTGGACCAGGACGCCGCGCGACGGCTCGACGCGATCTGGAACCGCGCCTTCCTCGAACCGCTCCTGCTCGGCGCCTACCCTGCCGACTTCGTCGAGGACGTGCGCGAGCACCACTTCGAGGGGCTCATCCGCGAAGGCGACCTCGAGACGATCGCGGCGCCGATCGATTTCCTGGGCGTGAATCATTACCACGACGACAACGTGAGCGGTCATCCCCTGCCTCCGGATGCTCCGCGCGTGCTGCGGCCCACCGACTACGCGCACGGCAACCCGTTCGTGGGCTCGGAGCACCTCACGTTCCCCCGCCGCGGCCTGCCCCGCACGGCCATGGACTGGGAGATCAACCCCGATGGCCTGCAGCAGCTGCTCGTGCGCCTCGGTCGCGAGTACCCGACCCTTCCGCCGCTCTACGTGACGGAGAACGGGTCGGCGTGGGACGACGTCGTCGAGCAAGACGGCTCGATCGACGACGAGCCCCGCGTCGAGTACCTGCTCGCCCACCTCGAGGCGGTCGCCGCCGCGATCGAGGATGGAGCCGACGTGCGCGGCTACTTCGTGTGGTCGCTGCTCGACAACTTCGAGTGGGCGTGGGGCTACGACAAGCGGTTCGGCATCGTGCACGTCGACTACGACACGCAGAAGCGCACGATCAAGCGCAGCGGTCGCGTGTACGCGCAGCTCATCAGCGAGGCGCGCGCCGCCACCACGGCGACCGCCGCGCCGTAG
- a CDS encoding MalY/PatB family protein yields the protein MSRAERFAAWDAITPEQLSAHGGMKWSLFPGTLGAWVAESDLGTAPAVTAALHDAVDRGDLGYLPRGVSNELSRATAGWLAEETGWDPTPERVHPIADVIQGLEYAIRHYTRPGSAVVVPTPAYMPFLTFPATLGREVVEVPHAVDEGRHTLDLDGIDAALAAGAGLVLLCNPLNPGGRVFERPELEALATVVDRHGARVFSDEIHAPIVFGERRHVPYASVSDVTARHTVTAISASKAWNLPGVKCAQFITSSDADEAIWESLGPLGSHGASTLGVIANTAAYDHGRAWLADVVDYIDGNLALLGELLADRLPEVGYRRPEGTYIAWLDVSALGLGDTPAATIRERAAVSLTEGTASGRAGAGHVRMILATPRPLVEQLVAGIARAAGR from the coding sequence GTGAGCCGCGCCGAGCGCTTCGCCGCGTGGGATGCGATCACGCCGGAGCAGTTGAGTGCCCACGGCGGCATGAAGTGGTCGCTCTTCCCCGGCACGCTCGGCGCGTGGGTGGCCGAGTCGGACCTCGGCACGGCGCCCGCGGTCACGGCGGCGCTGCATGACGCGGTCGACCGCGGCGACCTCGGCTACCTGCCGCGGGGCGTCTCGAACGAGCTGTCGCGGGCGACCGCCGGATGGCTGGCCGAGGAGACCGGGTGGGATCCGACGCCGGAGCGCGTGCATCCCATCGCCGACGTCATCCAGGGCCTCGAGTACGCGATCAGGCACTACACGCGCCCCGGTTCTGCCGTCGTCGTGCCGACCCCGGCGTACATGCCCTTCCTGACCTTCCCGGCGACGCTCGGGCGGGAGGTCGTGGAGGTTCCGCACGCCGTCGACGAAGGCCGCCACACGCTCGACCTCGACGGGATCGACGCCGCGCTGGCCGCGGGCGCAGGTCTCGTGCTGCTGTGCAATCCGCTCAACCCGGGTGGCCGGGTGTTCGAGCGGCCGGAGCTCGAGGCGCTTGCGACCGTCGTCGACCGGCACGGCGCTCGCGTGTTCTCCGACGAGATCCATGCCCCGATCGTGTTCGGCGAGAGGCGCCACGTGCCGTACGCGAGCGTGAGCGACGTGACCGCCCGGCACACCGTCACCGCGATCTCGGCGTCGAAGGCGTGGAACCTGCCCGGTGTCAAGTGCGCGCAGTTCATCACGAGCAGCGACGCCGACGAGGCGATCTGGGAGAGCCTCGGGCCGCTCGGCAGCCACGGCGCGAGCACGCTCGGCGTCATCGCCAACACGGCAGCCTACGATCACGGTCGCGCGTGGCTCGCCGACGTCGTCGACTACATCGACGGCAACCTCGCCCTGCTCGGCGAACTGCTCGCCGACCGCCTGCCCGAGGTCGGCTACCGGCGGCCGGAGGGCACCTACATCGCGTGGCTCGACGTGAGCGCGCTCGGGCTCGGCGACACCCCGGCGGCGACCATTCGCGAGCGCGCTGCCGTATCCCTCACCGAGGGCACCGCGAGCGGGCGGGCCGGCGCTGGCCACGTGCGCATGATCCTCGCGACGCCTCGGCCGCTCGTCGAGCAGCTCGTCGCGGGCATCGCGCGCGCCGCCGGGCGCTGA